TATTTTAGTTTTTTGATGGATTCACAGTGGACGTAAGACCAAGCTGTGCTCACTGCAACCTCTGCTGGCCCAGGCGGTAATTACTTCAGACAGTGTGATTGGCTTCTGCAATTAGTTTGAGTGATAGTCCTAGTATATTTAACTTctttaattttacacactggccctttaaaatTCATCAAATAAAGCCACagataaaaatgcatttttgtgtttgatcGCATGCCTAATGCATAATATTGAGTATTTTATACTAGAGAAGAGAATTATCCTAAAGAATTGAACTCATAAGGCTGATGTTAGgctttttaccattttactttTGTTAAACATCATCTCCGCCATCTGTGCTGTTGCAGCCGTACAACAACGGAAAGCCTTGCGTTAGTTGTGGGAGCATGTTGACGAGAGGCGCTCGCACCAGCCACTGGGAGGGAGGACTGGGCTGCAGGAGCAAAGTCAAAATGAACAGGTACAGGTCTCCTTAAAGAtgataataaaaagaagaataagaGAATTCCTGAAATAGAAGAAACGTTACATTTATACCAGTGCTGAAAAGgttaagatttattttatttttgtccctcTTCACCTCAGAAATGATCGACAGAAATATGCCAACACCAACAAAACGATTTCAAGGAAAGCAGCCAGTGAGAAGAAGTAGCCGGCGAAGAAGAGTTGTGGTGTGTTCCACTTGTGACATCATGATACAATGAATCATGGAAAATTACAAAGTAATTCATGTTCTCATGAtcgttttggtttttttatctgtgtttcaAATATTTGCTGTGGATTGAGTGAGAGGACTTTGCACCATTTTTGGGTTTTAGGGTCAGTTCACAAAAGTCTGTGCAGCTCATTTGATCGGATGGGTGAAAAAATAAAGCCCATTAAAACTGTAAGTAGCATTAAATAGGCCTTtacacccccccccccaaccctccgtgtgtgtgtgtggacgtgatGTGAGTTCTGGATGATGTTTGAAGGACATTGAAGCTCTTGTTGCTGTCTGtgtccagtaggtggcgcttGAGAAAAGTCTTGGTTCATTTCAAATGAAGCTTGTACCCCTGAAGATTTCATGTAGTGTCGAAAATGCATTTACAGCAGAAAGTTCTCGATCTGCCCCCAAACCACGTACAGAACAAAGGCAGGGTTGCGAACAAAATCAAAGCAAAACATATGACCTTCATGCCCTTCATGAGTTCTGTGTAGCAACAGGAGAATAATGAAGACAAAATTCTCAAAAAGCTCCAACAGCCCCAAACGTTCTATTCTTTGGTACCTTCCCTTGCGGTATAAgggtaaaatggtacggtacggtAAGACCAGCTCCACCCCCGACAGTCGACTGATTTggcgacagaaaaatgtcactcccttgACCGGTGTCCGCaatctattctcatacaaagcttgacgtcttgttgaggcAAACCGCCACACCACGTCTTTTGTGTCCCGTTCGATGTTGTCATTCGTTGTCGTCGCACCAGTCCAAACATGAGCCTGACCCAGGGGCTTGTCCATCCTAAACTGCaatactgtaccatgatggaaacacggcataaGACACCAAGAGATCTAGAGCTGCACAGTTTGTATAGTTTGTGGAGAAAATTTGCAAAGTATAAGGAGAATGTTGCTGGTTGATGGCCTGAAAGAATTGTTGACCACTATGTTTTGTCTAATGCTTGTTCTTGAACGCTGCTGTTAATCTCCTGATTAGGGTCTGTTTGACGACATTGAGCTGCCAATAGGGTCAGTTCCAGTTGGGAGCAAAGTTCCTTCTGTTGAACTCTCCTATATAAAGGCAGAACTTTGTGTGGATCATgagacctgcagcagcagcagcagctttcattATCCCCCCGAGCACGATGTTGAACATCAGTGAGCTGCCGCAGCAGGAGCAGCACCTTCCCTTCAGGACCTCAGACCGTCTGCTGCAGCCTTTCTGGGATAACTTGCTTCTTCACCACCTGCCTCTTATCTCGTCACCCTTTTTCCCAGTTCTTCTGGCCTTTTCCAGTTATCTCATCTTCAGCGCGCCTTTCGCCGCTCTAGATCTCCTGGGAGAGAAGCTGCCCGTGATGCATCAGTACAAGATCCAGCCAGACAGACAGCCGACACTGGCCATGATGGCCAACAGTTTCTTCAAGGCGCTGTACAACCACGTCGTCTTTGTCCTCCCGTCTGTCGTCATTGGAGTGTTCGTGTTGCCCGCCCTGACACTGCCACTCGAGGCTCCCACTCTGTATGAGGTGTTCGTAGATGGACTGGCAGTTCTTCTCCTCTTTGACACGCAGTATTACATTTGGCATTTCATACATCATAAGCACTCGCAGCTGTACCGGTGGGTCCACGCCACCCACCACGAGTACATGGCGCCGTTCTCATGGTCGACGGAGCAGCTTAGCATCCCAGAGCTCATGACCGTGGGTCTCTGGAGCAACCAGGACCCTGTTCTTCTAAAATGTCACCCACTGACCACGTGGTTCGTCACTGTGTTCAGTATCTGGATGTCCGTGGAGGACCACATAGGCTATGACCTGCCGTGGACCCTCAATCATCTGGTGCCTTTCGGTCTGCTGGGCGGTGCACCTGCTCATGACATGCACCACCAGAAGCCAAACAGTAACTACGCTCCATTCTTCAGCCATTGGGACATCATCTTCGGCACCAAGGTTCCTCTAAAAATGAATAAGAGATTGCTTAAGACTGAAAAGACTTCTTAGCAGATTGTTGCCACTGTCATTTTAACAGTATCacattctttctctttgtgaagtcattatttttatcttttgtctctttcatgtttgcctctgctgcttctcttgGTTTCCTCTGGGAAACAATGAAAtctattttttatgttttttaaattcaataaaatgaTCGTTTATGGAAACTGTTAAAGTTGTCTTTCTTTGTTATGCAAGTTGAAACACTACATTACGCTCACACATCATTCAAGTCATTATTGCAGTGAAGTAAGCGACTGTAATCGATCTTTGGAAATGACTTCTTGTTGGAGCTTTTCTCCCAATCCTCTTACATAATTGTTACGACCCAGCTCGTTAAGAGGGAAATAACATAAAACCAAGGTGgtatgtggtaaaaaaaaacacaggagttgattataatttacaaaatgggcCAACAGAAAAAGGGCAGAGGATGCTGTTCAAATGAAACAAGAATCAAATGGAAAAGGACTCTTCAAAAGGAAGAGCTAGGTTGCTTTGTTAAGGCACAATACAAAAATGAAACTCCACTTGAACATAACTAAGATTTACTTCACTACAACAATTGCTGTCCGGTCCTCCTGAGACTCCGCCCATACCAAACTCAGGTTAATTAAGGAGGACAACGCCCAGCAGCTTTAACAATAAAGCAAAATGTTTGAAAGAGCTTTGCTCAGCAATATTTCTCAGGGAAAttccacaaaaataataatgagctTTCagacaagaaacaagaaaatccTGTTTCGCAAACGGTGTCACCCAGAGGTTAACCACAACACTTAAGGAATTAAGAGCAATTATGTGGGAATTTAAGAAGTTCTGCTTTGACTTTGTGAAAACCTCCACACTGGCAGAAATATGGAATTTATtgcaattttaaaataagtaCAGCAAATTTGGATCTCAAGTGAACAAAtgtaaaggaaggaaaaaaaaaaatccacagtgCATTTGTg
This Solea senegalensis isolate Sse05_10M unplaced genomic scaffold, IFAPA_SoseM_1 scf7180000014913, whole genome shotgun sequence DNA region includes the following protein-coding sequences:
- the ch25hl1.1 gene encoding cholesterol 25-hydroxylase-like protein 1, member 1; translated protein: MRPAAAAAAFIIPPSTMLNISELPQQEQHLPFRTSDRLLQPFWDNLLLHHLPLISSPFFPVLLAFSSYLIFSAPFAALDLLGEKLPVMHQYKIQPDRQPTLAMMANSFFKALYNHVVFVLPSVVIGVFVLPALTLPLEAPTLYEVFVDGLAVLLLFDTQYYIWHFIHHKHSQLYRWVHATHHEYMAPFSWSTEQLSIPELMTVGLWSNQDPVLLKCHPLTTWFVTVFSIWMSVEDHIGYDLPWTLNHLVPFGLLGGAPAHDMHHQKPNSNYAPFFSHWDIIFGTKVPLKMNKRLLKTEKTS